In Candidatus Bathyarchaeota archaeon, one genomic interval encodes:
- a CDS encoding S8 family serine peptidase produces MNIRKISSLTSLLLIALLMVSSNLAAANTITAANNNQTPPICQQNLTSINHPGEIQNAASLDSWSNQALSAFVDSQNAIEIIVGVDGGVSDQNKIASLAAKYGGDVTGTVSMGAESALVIKTSASTASSFVSQIQSLGSIVKYVEPNGKYSVASTPNDQYWSLQWGLRRVGADYAWNTTVGSGDLLVAVIDTGVDYTHPDLQANYVGLGYDFVNNDSDPLDDFGHGTHCAGIIAATVNNTIGIAGVAQVKIMAEKGLGAEGSGSYVSLANCIINATDAGADIISNSWGGSSASSLIEEAINYAIAHGALVIAAAGNENTDQPLYPAAYNGVVAVAASNVSDTKASFSNYGSWVDVSAPGVMIYSTMPTYHVTMNDQPRFTTTYSYANGTSMACPVAAGVAALIWSRYPSMTAEFVREQLEATCDDAGTPGFDNNFGYGIVNAQRGIEEAPVAHDLAAATWVKPSFAMLDAAQSFNLTVLNRGLMNETNVQISLLVNGSTVDSTSILALAAYRAASVVLSWTPSAVGTYNVTYSVTAANGESNFANNYLSTTYAVVSAPSEAGWTRIASQMDYDFDTCNVKAVYSQLMSGGVFFKVEYYRPWNESSTDLDVAIMLDVDQNISTGTPQDYYPFQNNSIGSDFLIIVGKEGNQVCRWDSAMRQFDFNNPMDLLYLDAPDGSTFFVVGVSAENMQATGVMDCSLIDLAPIYYQNQWWVLWNWVPGSGYFPFAAQPNPHDLVVTLETPRFWTPQTALTVTAKVFNLGQTSEANVNLQLRVDGEVVNSSSFASVGSGEYKMATYTWLPTTGHYNISAYVVPITGESSIANNLRSRLASVSQKIAVISDNNELWQTLNILDSMNINYDYGNDNEVNQYTADINVLGAYPAVIYYNAGRNITAQEQTALNQYLAEGGNLLVTGLDSLLNSDAKLADVLRVTASGSDVISKNVTVVDSTHPIVNGGYGSFGIGYGISGLSADNDAVEADTHRNAKAIIELTDGHDKIVAADSLPGKVVYWNGMGTSDWLGNADCTSILKNTLLWFGDVSAPTTTDDYNGEWWIADFTINLSATDYFGVNQTYYRINEGATQTVATDGQPRITTESANNTLEYWSTDIAGNTELHHVLSLIKLDKTGPVGTLQISGSGYVTSTDITLTLTANDPISGIAQVRYSNDGVWDTEKWEQMNTTKAWTLTAGEGNKTVYCALRNNAGITSVISAWAILDTVHPNGSIVINGGANYTNTAQANLTLTLTDDNTGAAWMRFSNDNSTWSNWQAFASAAFWNLSSLDGAKTVFVQFRDAAGLTSIFTDTIILDATPPTANAGVDQTVTVGDSVTLSGAGSADNSNITSYSWAFGDNTQGNGVSVTHTYSSAGVYSATLTVTDAAGNTASDTAVVTVNAKASSSSSSSSTSTTPIPTATPKPTASPTPTEPSIQATNDSGANVTLNVDGDIAASQISDAAIHVDQAAGTTSLSFTVSGEDGTSATGTITIPKSQVPQGTEPTIYIDGVKAENQSYTQDASNYYVTYTVHFSTHTVSIVFSGAQPTQPPTQDYTLLVAGAVLAAIVCLVAVLVLRHRGKSKR; encoded by the coding sequence CAGTGTGGCTTCAACACCTAACGATCAATACTGGAGTCTGCAGTGGGGCCTAAGAAGGGTAGGCGCCGATTATGCGTGGAACACCACCGTGGGCAGCGGCGACTTGCTGGTTGCAGTCATCGACACAGGCGTCGACTACACTCACCCTGACCTGCAAGCCAACTATGTCGGGTTAGGCTACGACTTCGTCAACAACGACAGCGATCCCCTCGACGATTTTGGGCACGGCACCCACTGCGCCGGCATCATCGCCGCCACCGTAAACAACACCATAGGCATCGCTGGAGTAGCCCAAGTGAAAATCATGGCTGAAAAAGGACTTGGCGCCGAAGGCTCCGGCTCATACGTTTCCTTGGCGAACTGCATCATCAACGCCACCGATGCAGGCGCAGACATCATAAGCAACAGCTGGGGCGGCTCAAGCGCCAGCAGCCTCATCGAAGAAGCAATAAACTACGCCATCGCGCACGGAGCGTTGGTTATTGCCGCCGCGGGCAACGAGAACACTGACCAGCCTCTATACCCAGCCGCCTATAACGGAGTAGTCGCGGTTGCTGCATCCAACGTCAGCGACACCAAAGCGTCTTTCAGTAACTATGGCAGCTGGGTGGATGTTTCCGCCCCAGGCGTCATGATTTACTCCACCATGCCCACCTATCATGTAACGATGAATGACCAGCCCCGATTCACCACAACCTACTCCTATGCCAACGGCACCTCCATGGCGTGCCCCGTTGCGGCAGGCGTAGCAGCGTTGATTTGGAGCAGGTACCCCAGCATGACCGCGGAGTTTGTACGTGAGCAACTGGAGGCAACCTGCGATGACGCAGGCACCCCCGGTTTTGATAATAACTTTGGTTACGGCATAGTTAACGCGCAAAGAGGCATCGAGGAAGCCCCCGTAGCCCATGACCTCGCCGCGGCAACATGGGTTAAGCCTTCGTTTGCCATGTTGGATGCTGCTCAGAGCTTCAATTTAACGGTATTAAATCGGGGGCTAATGAATGAAACCAACGTGCAGATTAGCCTTTTAGTTAACGGCTCCACCGTTGACTCAACCTCTATCTTGGCGTTAGCGGCGTACCGAGCCGCCTCTGTGGTTCTATCCTGGACGCCCAGCGCGGTAGGAACCTACAACGTAACCTACTCCGTGACGGCTGCCAACGGGGAATCCAACTTCGCCAACAATTATCTGTCAACCACCTACGCCGTGGTATCTGCACCAAGCGAAGCCGGTTGGACACGAATTGCCTCCCAGATGGACTACGACTTTGACACCTGCAACGTAAAGGCAGTCTACAGCCAGCTGATGTCTGGCGGAGTGTTCTTTAAAGTAGAGTACTATCGCCCATGGAATGAATCCTCGACGGACCTTGACGTCGCCATAATGCTTGACGTGGACCAGAACATAAGCACGGGGACACCCCAGGATTACTATCCATTCCAGAATAACTCGATTGGCTCTGACTTCTTGATTATTGTCGGCAAAGAAGGAAACCAGGTATGCCGATGGGATTCAGCCATGCGCCAATTCGACTTCAACAACCCAATGGACCTGCTCTACCTTGACGCACCCGACGGTTCCACCTTCTTTGTCGTGGGGGTCTCCGCAGAAAACATGCAGGCGACAGGGGTCATGGATTGTTCACTTATCGACCTTGCCCCCATCTACTATCAAAATCAATGGTGGGTTCTTTGGAATTGGGTGCCTGGATCAGGATATTTCCCGTTTGCGGCGCAGCCAAATCCACATGACTTAGTAGTGACTTTAGAGACCCCAAGGTTCTGGACCCCGCAAACGGCGTTAACTGTAACTGCGAAGGTGTTTAATTTGGGGCAGACCAGCGAGGCAAACGTGAACCTGCAATTACGCGTTGACGGCGAAGTAGTTAACAGCTCCAGCTTTGCCAGCGTAGGCAGCGGCGAATACAAAATGGCAACCTACACTTGGCTTCCAACCACCGGGCACTATAACATATCCGCTTACGTGGTACCCATAACCGGCGAATCCAGCATCGCAAACAATCTTCGAAGCCGGCTGGCCTCGGTTAGCCAAAAAATCGCGGTTATCTCAGACAACAATGAACTCTGGCAAACGCTAAACATTCTAGACTCGATGAACATAAACTACGACTACGGCAACGACAACGAAGTCAACCAATACACCGCCGACATTAATGTTTTAGGCGCTTATCCAGCCGTGATTTACTACAACGCCGGTCGAAACATCACCGCGCAGGAGCAAACCGCATTAAACCAGTATTTAGCGGAGGGCGGCAACCTGCTGGTGACGGGGCTTGATTCGCTTTTGAATTCAGATGCAAAATTAGCCGACGTTTTACGGGTGACAGCAAGCGGCAGCGACGTTATCTCCAAAAATGTAACCGTCGTAGATTCCACGCATCCCATAGTTAACGGCGGCTACGGCTCATTCGGAATTGGATACGGCATATCTGGACTCAGCGCAGACAACGACGCCGTGGAAGCCGACACACACCGAAACGCCAAAGCAATAATTGAGTTGACGGATGGACACGACAAAATCGTCGCCGCCGATTCTTTGCCGGGTAAAGTGGTTTACTGGAACGGCATGGGAACAAGCGACTGGCTAGGCAACGCGGACTGCACCTCTATACTCAAGAATACGCTGCTGTGGTTTGGAGATGTTTCTGCGCCAACAACAACCGACGACTACAACGGGGAATGGTGGATAGCGGACTTCACCATCAACCTCTCCGCCACCGACTACTTCGGCGTAAACCAAACCTACTACAGAATAAACGAGGGCGCAACCCAGACAGTAGCTACAGATGGGCAGCCCAGAATCACCACTGAAAGCGCAAACAATACACTGGAGTACTGGAGCACCGACATCGCTGGAAATACGGAGCTGCATCACGTTTTATCCCTGATAAAGCTGGATAAGACGGGCCCCGTTGGCACGCTTCAGATCAGCGGCAGCGGCTACGTAACATCCACCGATATAACGTTGACTTTAACTGCCAACGACCCCATCTCAGGAATCGCCCAGGTCCGATACAGCAACGACGGCGTATGGGACACTGAGAAATGGGAGCAGATGAACACCACCAAAGCCTGGACTTTAACGGCAGGCGAAGGCAACAAAACCGTTTACTGCGCTCTTAGAAACAACGCGGGAATTACTTCTGTAATCTCGGCTTGGGCAATCCTTGATACTGTGCACCCCAATGGGTCTATAGTCATTAACGGCGGCGCCAACTACACCAACACCGCCCAAGCAAACCTCACCCTAACCTTGACGGACGATAACACAGGCGCGGCGTGGATGCGTTTTAGCAACGACAATTCCACCTGGAGCAATTGGCAAGCCTTTGCCTCGGCGGCTTTCTGGAACCTGTCAAGTCTCGACGGCGCAAAAACCGTTTTTGTCCAGTTCAGGGATGCAGCAGGTTTAACCTCCATCTTCACCGACACCATAATCCTTGATGCTACCCCGCCTACCGCCAACGCTGGCGTAGACCAAACCGTCACGGTTGGAGACAGCGTTACCCTGAGCGGCGCCGGCAGCGCGGACAACTCAAATATAACCAGTTACAGCTGGGCTTTTGGGGATAATACCCAGGGCAACGGCGTAAGCGTCACCCATACTTACTCATCCGCGGGAGTGTATAGTGCAACGTTGACGGTGACGGATGCTGCAGGCAACACTGCATCAGACACCGCCGTCGTCACAGTCAATGCAAAAGCCTCTTCCTCCTCATCCTCGAGCTCCACCTCCACAACCCCTATCCCTACCGCTACCCCGAAGCCCACCGCATCCCCCACGCCGACAGAACCCAGCATACAGGCAACCAACGACAGCGGCGCAAACGTCACCTTGAATGTAGATGGCGACATAGCTGCCTCCCAAATCAGCGACGCCGCAATCCATGTGGACCAAGCCGCAGGAACCACCAGCCTATCCTTCACGGTGAGTGGCGAAGACGGAACCAGCGCAACCGGCACCATAACCATACCTAAAAGCCAAGTGCCCCAGGGAACAGAACCCACCATCTACATCGACGGAGTGAAGGCTGAAAACCAAAGCTACACCCAAGACGCCAGCAACTACTACGTAACCTACACCGTGCACTTCAGCACACACACGGTTTCCATAGTTTTCTCAGGCGCCCAGCCCACGCAGCCCCCAACGCAGGATTACACGCTTCTTGTTGCTGGGGCGGTTCTGGCGGCGATTGTCTGCCTTGTGGCGGTGCTTGTGCTGAGGCATCGTGGAAAAAGCAAAAGATAG